In one Brienomyrus brachyistius isolate T26 chromosome 7, BBRACH_0.4, whole genome shotgun sequence genomic region, the following are encoded:
- the LOC125746798 gene encoding uncharacterized protein LOC125746798 isoform X3 — protein MLIGTMAALVGRLSALRVMVLVSLLSQTAQFGFDEIEWDELRPDVALLHRLMGLPDRVVHQAPAHLKSSRMKRDVPTTSTAFFKDLWKCQNLTECVIQNEQNFRRFMKEIESSKIEDKLVLASQLSYTYQNKLILIMDQEMDILQRAQQEYSEDPHYSIKVDKTCIENYSCTPTAVSTTIVKIFGRTSDSGDTLSGYSGSALATQILRSKLVSAPVFSIDGNTSAVFQYNFMRIFKPNGITPVLEIANQNDHIYQVMDQSGKTTRLQVPKRPADHTTQYDWQNILIMEDDPTVRKMATFLYEKHPTVSSVYVLENQKPKLIKGDAVPLSQDSRLVLVGHGKRDGTEMKMGGYRSKEVAEIISHMNRDGDHIKTISMVACELGSDKVFISNLLKDLHARSIKTKLHLKRSLLQVGPSGKKITVEITPDGIVYRQKDHNMKVVAWLDKNEEVIIEVQSSERGEPIFPDEHNFLILGDEEHWPTHPRKFVQNDAREDHTTDLEALSWAFFHKKKNEDLINLLTHPTRRSEDKYLISAAKIKKDGKVFKQEDVREKDWLNSDKDINKVLDNCYEIKSSNDIMNIITHYTTFSKNDKTGSYLMLHDWIFQIAHGNIYVFPVGKRLSNNEKGVIKKENEIKNCIYEQSGKEQYKFMKSTITNFEDGKQLYAKYARETLQGTYIKGSNDHNMEAWFGTYFTASVISESSRNFRTFPAILMALDMSQNSDNNIREKGLKALFEEHPMAGGGTWISPEKRGFFGSSTVTGRYDKTSNLRKVTSAEENIYSSWSNNNEGEDKMIERLLQLVPLNDNGQSELVKQNFKDDFKKFKQEINQNQPHVLGGSDDGRVTSQDMQLASEVEHSLKLSSHYSRSSNLLSDRIESQWKGSFGETLGGLKVDSHSVRVEDGKFHCLLQYENYPRPLDYSVALPEEAQRHMETFQKNMRDVSEINSPDPTKIHKSPEHLERMGKIVGTVGLMLGMQGAVRAFETGDIKHGVMGTLQTTHGITQMALAALAKASVTSETKVMKVMKTLIKSRAGRFTMNVVMPLAGIGFGIYNVLEDLQRNDTLRNVDLGLDLLILDLDIIEYAQPELAPIIAPVNLALNIIRMGIDYIYISIQNELANLPQNAGTLLKIEAVFKGLIEGENYLTLDVLNFFYTIPYHEIEKGRRLVQNIADYHKYYSFHEVQGRKTIDFSSGNSSWNSGSITFCLAEEGSSEFCMENFVSSDEILGKKCWKIETKGTSDIVLGTGESHYLTYTEITLKMFLLIPVDQMSVVSGYKTLSDTRYGSYYGNDKENNFFAIQSSNDAYAMEVMLDYYYKLYGKKGGDSFYLGPQRSHVEGQGGRDIYIIPETGGNTHINNYAPDMATDLLILSVNYCDISVTKSGNDVILQYLTNHNVRILNWFLGEEYRHLNMMSADGVLFDIHPTVISSVKLIALGVNKMSKTQGQRVNALEPLLLSVTNIVGSPQNDWLIGNLQKNVIEGGGGTDHMKGGEGEDIYVVNENSVVYIENHSHDKETDMLITDTKLHDFRIKVQGNDLTLMAQNQKMLVTLVNWFRFDADRHLLVVAKDLVTFTISEDKAACRKSDLFESKCILSQVIDYSKSKISLEIDMQSDEALQSVTEVYGSDLDDTIKGNAKRNSIMPGQGNDFLQGLGEEDWYVVTPGHGLKTIDNYSPDTIVDTLFLRERYEFIFCICEEVHLSIYINYTKEVLLKGWFNSKQSQHLQIQSADGITFKLIDDLSQCGGRLMFPQSVDYRNRAIGQIMRMEDEEFATVVEMYGSSGLDFMVGNDNDNLLDPFTGGGQMMGKEGTDRYVVKPEYGMDLWIDNFALDEKVDTVLFKAEFLSGHFTVESEEHDILVSTTEKGQKMQVRLINYRNGRQNQHLSFQSHDGVSFRVRSPVRQNSEKAPTPWIEPYKVKLVEKQTDCRIDLSLHGSLSTVHTVQGCLNQSNHILGNRMDNALFGGMKDDALEGGPGHDTLIGGQGSDILMGNSGDDTLYGDEGNDTMLGGSGADVFVPGLGADLVDGGSGRDTVLYLGDHKKGEGVYVNLQTGECRQADAEGDVLKDIENVIGTIYSDVLISGSESTLLKGSDGDDILVSVNGDDYLVGGEGQDIYLLVSPNGLLTINNCADDNSTDILYLDFLSQDDAVGCSQTTSWLSLTFSGSDGSVVEVRLMEWHNSSDKCGHLTLILREGATSIDKLQICQHNDMFIYLVRAVAVATVAIAAVVHVIGILLSFLKCVRRNNEVIGQGRPVNNEGEAGLESSEDVSDP, from the coding sequence aacttcagaagatttaTGAAAGAAATTGAGAGCAGCAAGATTGAAGATAAACTCGTTTTGGCATCACAGCTGTCTTACACTTACCAAAATAAGCTCATACTCATCATGGACCAGGAGATGGACATTCTTCAGAGGGCACAGCAGGAGTACAGTGAAGATCCTCATTATTCCATCAAGGTTGATAAAACATGTATAGAAAATTACTCCTGTACCCCAACTGCTGTCAGTACCACAATTGTTAAGATATTTGGCAGGACCTCTGACAGTGGAGACACCCTGTCTGGTTATtctggctcagctcttgcaaCTCAGATTTTGAGGTCGAAGCTGGTATCTGCACCAGTATTCTCCATTGATGGTAACACCAGTGCTGTGTTTCAGTACAACTTCATGAGGATTTTTAAGCCAAATGGTATTACTCCTGTCCTGGAGATAGCAAACCAAAATGATCATATTTACCAAGTTATGGATCAGAGTGGCAAAACTACTAGGTTACAAGTCCCAAAGAGACCTGCAGATCACACCACTCAGTATGACTGGCAGAACATCCTGATCATGGAGGATGATCCCACAGTTCGAAAGATGGCCACCTTTCTGTATGAAAAACACCCAACTGTGTCTTCTGTCTACGTTCTGGAGAATCAGAAACCCAAACTGATCAAAGGTGACGCTGTACCATTGTCTCAGGACAGCAGACTTGTGCTTGTTGGACATGGAAAAAGAGATGGTACAGAAATGAAGATGGGGGGATACAGGAGCAAGGAGGTGGCTGAGATCATCTCACACATGAACAGAGATGGAGACCACATCAAAACCATTAGTATGGTGGCCTGTGAGTTAGGGTCAGATAAGGTGTTCATTAGCAACTTGCTGAAGGACCTCCATGCCAGGTCCATCAAAACAAAATTACATCTGAAGAGATCTCTGTTGCAGGTTGGTCCCTCTGGGAAGAAGATAACAGTGGAAATAACCCCTGATGGAATAGTATATAGACAGAAAGATCACAACATGAAAGTAGTGGCTTGGCTTGACAAAAATGAAGAAGTAATTATAGAAGTTCAATCCAGTGAAAGAGGAGAACCAATTTTTCCAGATGAACATAACTTTTTAATTCTTGGTGATGAAGAACACTGGCCCACACATCCAAGAAAATTTGTTCAGAATGATGCACGAGAAGATCACACCACTGACCTTGAAGCTTTATCCTGGGCATTTTTCcataaaaaaaagaatgaagACTTAATCAATTTACTTACACATCCGACCCGTCGGTCAGaagataaatatttaataaGTGCTGCTAAAATAAAAAAGGATGGGAAGGTGTTCAAACAAGAGGACGTTCGAGAAAAGGATTGGCTTAATTCCGATAAAGATATCAATAAAGTTCTTGATAACTGCTATGAAATAAAGTCTAGTAACGACATCATGAATATTATTACCCACTATACGACCTTCAGTAAAAATGACAAGACAGGGTCATATCTGATGTTGCATGATTGGATTTTTCAGATTGCACATGGAAATATTTATGTTTTTCCTGTTGGGAAAAGACTTAGTAACAATGAGAaaggggttattaagaaagaaaatgaaattaaaaactGCATTTATGAACAATCTGGCAAAGAACAATACAAGTTCATGAAGAGTACAATTACAAATTTTGAAGATGGTAAACAATTATATGCAAAATATGCTAGAGAGACGCTTCAAGGTACCTACATTAAAGGTTCAAATGATCATAATATGGAGGCGTGGTTTGGCACATACTTCACAGCATCAGTTATATCTGAATCTTCTAGAAATTTTCGTACATTCCCTGCCATTCTGATGGCTCTGGACATGAGCCAAAACTCTGACAATAATATCAGAGAAAAGGGACTCAAAGCCCTGTTTGAAGAGCATCCAATGGCAGGAGGAGGGACTTGGATTTCACCAGAAAAAAGAGGGTTTTTTGGATCAAGCACAGTCACAGGAAGATATGACAAGACAAGTAATCTAAGGAAAGTGACAAGTGCTGAAGAAAACATTTATTCATCATGGTCTAACAACAATGAAGGAGAGGATAAAATGATAGAACGCCTGCTTCAGCTTGTACCTCTAAATGACAATGGACAAAGCGAGTTGGTTAAGCAAAATTTCAAGGatgattttaaaaaattcaaACAAGAAATTAACCAAAACCAACCACATGTTTTGGGAGGATCAGATGATGGACGTGTAACATCCCAGGATATGCAGTTAGCTTCTGAAGTAGAACATTCCCTTAAACTATCCTCACATTACTCCAGGTCATCTAATCTACTCAGTGACCGGATTGAGAGTCAGTGGAAAGGAAGTTTTGGTGAAACGTTGGGTGGACTTAAAGTGGATTCACACAGTGTTAGAGTAGAGGATGGAAAATTTCACTGTCTCCTACAATATGAGAATTATCCCAGACCACTTGACTATAGCGTGGCATTGCCTGAAGAGGCCCAGCGTCACATGGAGACATTTCAGAAAAACATGAGAGATGTTTCTGAAATTAACAGTCCTGATCCAACCAAAATCCACAAGAGTCCTGAGCACTTGGAGCGTATGGGGAAAATAGTGGGAACCGTAGGACTGATGTTGGGAATGCAGGGTGCTGTTCGCGCCTTTGAAACAGGAGACATCAAACATGGAGTTATGGGAACCTTGCAGACAACCCATGGAATCACACAAATGGCTTTGGCTGCACTAGCAAAGGCTTCGGTAACTTCAGAAACGAAAGTTATGAAAGTTATGAAAACTTTAATAAAGAGTCGAGCTGGAAGATTTACAATGAATGTTGTTATGCCACTTGCTGGAATTGGATTTGGCATTTACAATGTTTTAGAAGACCTTCAGAGAAACGATACTCTGCGAAATGTTGATTTAGGCTTAGATCTACTCATTTTAGACCTTGATATTATTGAATATGCCCAACCAGAACTGGCACCAATTATAGCTCCAGTAAACTTAGCGTTAAACATAATAAGAATGGGAATTGATTACATTTATATCAGTATCCAGAATGAATTAGCAAATCTACCACAGAACGCTGGAACGCTGCTCAAAATTGAAGCTGTTTTCAAAGGACTTATAGAGGGAGAAAATTATTTAACCCTTGATGTGCTAAACTTTTTTTACACAATCCCTTACCATGAGATTGAGAAAGGACGTAGGCTTGTTCAAAACATTGCAGACTACCATAAATATTATAGCTTTCATGAGGTACAGGGAAGAAAGACTATTGATTTTTCATCAGGTAACAGTTCTTGGAATAGTGGGAGCATCACATTCTGTCTTGCTGAGGAAGGATCTTCTGAATTCTGTATGGAAAACTTTGTATCCTCAGATGAAATTCTTGGGAAAAAATGCTGGAAAATTGAGACAAAAGGAACAAGTGATATAGTCCTCGGCACTGGAGAATCACATTATTTAACATACACTGAGATAACGCTGAAAATGTTTTTACTTATACCAGTTGACCAGATGAGTGTGGTGTCTGGTTATAAAACTTTGTCAGACACGCGGTATGGATCATATTACGGAAATGATAAAGAAAACAATTTTTTTGCCATTCAGTCAAGTAATGATGCTTATGCTATGGAGGTCATGTTGGATTATTACTACAAGCTTTATGGAAAGAAAGGGGGTGATTCGTTTTATTTAGGACCTCAGAGGAGCCATGTAGAGGGACAAGGGGGGAGAGACATTTACATTATTCCTGAGACTGGGGGAAACACTCATATAAACAATTATGCTCCAGATATGGCTACTGATTTACTCATTCTCAGTGTAAACTACTGTGACATATCAGTAACAAAATCAGGAAATGACGTTATTTTGCAATATTTAACAAATCACAATGTAAGAATACTAAACTGGTTTCTGGGAGAGGAGTACCGTCACCTAAACATGATGTCAGCTGATGGTGTCTTGTTCGACATCCACCCCACTGTCATTTCTTCCGTTAAGCTTATTGCTCTAGGCGtgaacaaaatgtccaaaactCAGGGTCAGAGAGTAAATGCATTGGAGCCTCTGCTACTCAGTGTGACCAACATCGTGGGCTCTCCTCAAAATGATTGGCTAATTGGAAACTTGCAGAAGAATGTGATTGAAGGTGGTGGTGGAACCGACCACATgaaaggaggagagggagaggacaTCTATGTGGTGAATGAAAACTCAGTGGTTTACATTGAGAATCATTCTCATGATAAAGAAACTGATATGTTGATTACAGACACAAAACTTCATGATTTTAGAATCAAAGTACAAGGAAATGATTTAACTCTTATGGCacaaaatcagaaaatgcttgtCACTCTGGTAAATTGGTTCCGTTTCGACGCAGACCGTCATCTTCTAGTGGTTGCGAAGGATTTGGTGACTTTCACCATCTCTGAGGACAAGGCTGCCTGCAGAAAGTCTGACCTTTTCGAAAGCAAGTGCATCTTGAGCCAAGTTATTGATTACAGTAAATCGAAAATTTCCCTTGAAATAGACATGCAAAGTGATGAGGCATTACAGAGTGTAACCGAGGTCTATGGTTCAGACTTAGATGATACCATCAAGGGCAATGCAAAACGCAACAGCATTATGCCTGGACAGGGAAACGATTTCCTTCAGGGATTAGGAGAGGAGGATTGGTATGTAGTGACTCCAGGCCATGGTTTGAAGACCATTGACAACTACTCCCCAGACACTATAGTAGATACACTGTTCTTAAGAGAAAGATATGAGTTCATCTTTTGCATATGTGAAGAAGTACACCTTtcaatatatataaattacaccAAAGAAGTCCTGTTGAAAGGCTGGTTCAATTCAAAACAGTCACAACACCTTCAAATCCAGTCTGCTGATGggataacatttaaactcatagACGATCTCAGCCAATGCGGAGGTCGACTTATGTTCCCACAATCTGTTGATTACAGGAATAGAGCAATAGGGCAGATCATGCGCATGGAGGACGAAGAGTTTGCCACAGTGGTGGAAATGTATGGGTCCTCTGGTCTTGACTTCATGGTTGGAAATGATAACGACAATTTGTTGGACCCCTTCACAGGAGGTGGGCAAATGATGGGAAAAGAGGGAACTGACCGCTACGTTGTGAAACCTGAATATGGGATGGATCTCTGGATTGATAACTTTGCATTGGATGAGAAGGTGGACACTGTGCTGTTCAAGGCAGAATTCCTCTCTGGCCACTTCACAGTTGAGTCTGAGGAACATGACATACTGGTAAGCACCACTGAAAAAGGGCAGAAAATGCAAGTTCGGCTAATCAATTACAGAAATGGACGTCAAAATCAACATCTAAGTTTCCAGAGTCACGATGGAGTATCTTTCAGGGTGAGGTCTCCAGTTAGAcagaacagtgaaaaagcaccgACTCCTTGGATCGAGCCGTACAAGGTGAAGCTGGTTGAAAAACAGACAGACTGCCGAATAGATCTGagcttgcatggcagcctctccACTGTTCACACAGTGCAGGGCTGTCTCAATCAGAGTAATCATATCCTGGGTAACAGGATGGACAACGCACTCTTTGGTGGCATGAAAGACGACGCCCTAGAGGGAGGTCCAGGACATGACACCTTGATTGGTGGACAGGGCAGTGACATCCTGATGGGGAACTCTGGGGATGACACTTTATATGGAGATGAGGGAAATGATACCATGCTGGGGGGCTCAGGAGCTGATGTCTTTGTCCCCGGGCTTGGAGCAGATTTGGTGGATGGGGGCTCGGGCAGAGACACTGTGTTGTACCTGGGAGATCACAAGAAAGGTGAAGGGGTTTATGTCAACCTGCAGACCGGTGAATGCCGACAGGCAGATGCTGAGGGAGACGTACTCAAGGACATTGAAAATGTGATTGGCACTATTTACTCAGATGTGCTTATTTCAGGCTCAGAGTCAACTCTGCTTAAAGGCTCAGATGGCGATGACATCCTGGTATCTGTCAATGGGGACGATTACTTGGTTGGAGGAGAGGGTCAAGACATCTACCTGTTAGTTTCTCCTAATGGCCTGCTGACTATTAACAACTGTGCCGATGATAATTCCACAGATATCttgtaccttgacttcctgTCTCAGGATGATGCAGTAGGCTGCTCACAGACAACTAGTTGGCTGTCTCTGACTTTCAGTGGGTCTGATGGTTCAGTGGTTGAGGTGAGACTGATGGAATGGCATAACAGCAGCGATAAATGCGGCCATTTGACACTAATCCTCAGGGAAGGAGCGACGTCTATTGATAAACTACAGATCTGCCAGCATAACGACATGTTCATTTACTTGGTAAGAGCAGTAGCAGTTGCCACAGTTGCTATAGCTGCAGTAGTTCATGTGATAGGAATACTTTTATCCTTCCTTAAGTGTGTCCGCAGAAATAACGAGGTGATCGGTCAAGGAAGGCCAGTTAATAATGAGGGAGAGGCCGGTCTAGAGAGTTCTGAGGATGTATCAGACCCTTAG